One part of the Nematostella vectensis chromosome 8, jaNemVect1.1, whole genome shotgun sequence genome encodes these proteins:
- the LOC5516217 gene encoding dolichyldiphosphatase 1: MAADATFKQSCQKSHDNLFFDYIGENPNWKPVSLTHVEYPKGDLVGLVLAWCSLMPIFIIVSLMTLIVFRRELHTVTMLAGLCINEAVNMVVKHTLAQPRPCADHLYQPSTFGMPSDHSQFMGFFAVYMVLFIYCRLHYSQSTTMWDDLLDNLWKHAVALGSIALSLAVAFSRVYLRYHDINQVAAGLLIGGAMGVAWFMFTQTVLTPLFPVITAWPVAEYLMIRDSTLIPSVMWFEYTQSRVETRKRQRRGSHNSYYKSHTQ, encoded by the exons atggctgccGACGCCACGTTTAAACAGTCGTGCCAGAAATCGCACGATAACCTCTTTTTTGATTACATAGGAGAAAATCCAAACTGGAAACCTGTATCTTTAACACACGTAGAATACCCTAAAG GCGACCTTGTCGGTCTAGTATTAGCATGGTGCAGTCTTATGCCGATTTTTATCATCGTTTCTTTAATGACTCTTATTGTATTTCGTCGGGAACTACATACG GTGACAATGTTAGCTGGTCTGTGTATAAATGAAGCTGTCAATATGGTGGTGAAGCACACGCTAGCACAACCCCGGCCATGTGCTGATCACTTATACCAACCCTCCACATTTGGGATGCCGTCTGATCACTCGCAGTTCATGGGATTTTTTGCTGTTTATATGGTTCTGTTTATTTACTGTAG ATTACATTATTCACAATCCACAACAATGTGGGACGACTTACTAGACAACCTGTGGAAGCATGCTGTGGCTCTAGGATCTATTGCACTTTCATTAGCAGTAGCATTTAGTAG GGTGTACCTGCGATATCATGACATCAACCAAGTTGCTGCTGGCCTTCTGATTGGTGGAGCTATGGGTGTCGCCTGGTTTATGTTTACGCAGACTGTCCTTACACCCTTATTCCCTGTCATAACAGCTTG GCCAGTCGCTGAGTACCTCATGATCCGTGACTCGACCCTGATTCCCAGTGTCATGTGGTTTGAGTACACACAGTCCCGGGTAGAAACAAg GAAACGTCAACGGCGAGGTTCTCACAACAGTTATTACAAGTCACACACACAGTAA